A window of the Thermodesulfobacteriota bacterium genome harbors these coding sequences:
- a CDS encoding NAD-dependent malic enzyme — MPNRPVSFVYDQYGNTRRLLAHRRGVEVLANGFTNKGTSFGLAERRALGLEGLVPPAVRTMASQVANCRLRVEAKADPIDKFIEIRSLFDRNATLAHALVASDIEAFMPIIYTPTVGLACQRYSSLFRRAQGVHFFPGNIGQAEAILEQFGHREIRVAVVTDNQGILGIGDQGAGGIAICLGKLMLYTQGAGIAPWHCLPISLDVGTDNQALLDDPDYLGWRHPRLQGEEYVRFVQRFAQAFRAVFPNALCQWEDFSKQNAFAIRDAYLHDLISFNDDIQGTGAVTLAAMLSAMAIKKERLADQVFLIHGAGAGGVGIAEQIAVALEEEGATPNEARARIFTVDRRGLVTLDRPLEPYKVKFAKEPALFAPLLADRPASLAGIIRQTRATVLVGTSGQAGSFTAEVIAAMVANSPRPVILPLSNPTANCEATPEAIMAASNGRALVATGSPFPPLTGGGRSARVGQANNVFVFPGLGLGVLASGARAVLPAFFTAAARAVAAQVSAADRRQGILMPKVASLRTISLAVAHAVGQAAIREGVSGLCVFSQFQHNNDPERLRTLVERLRWRPEYLPVDPA, encoded by the coding sequence ATGCCGAACCGGCCAGTGAGCTTTGTCTACGACCAGTATGGCAACACCCGGCGGCTGCTGGCGCACCGGCGGGGGGTAGAGGTGCTGGCCAACGGCTTCACCAACAAGGGCACCTCATTCGGCCTGGCAGAACGGCGGGCCCTGGGGCTGGAAGGGCTGGTGCCGCCGGCGGTGCGGACCATGGCCAGCCAGGTGGCCAACTGCCGGCTGCGGGTGGAGGCCAAGGCGGATCCCATCGACAAGTTCATCGAGATCCGCTCCCTCTTCGACCGCAACGCCACCCTGGCCCATGCGCTTGTGGCCAGCGACATCGAGGCCTTCATGCCCATCATCTACACGCCCACCGTGGGCCTGGCCTGCCAGCGCTACTCCTCCCTGTTCCGCCGGGCCCAGGGCGTCCATTTCTTTCCCGGCAACATCGGGCAGGCGGAGGCCATCCTGGAGCAGTTCGGCCACCGGGAGATCCGGGTGGCGGTGGTCACCGACAACCAGGGCATCCTGGGCATCGGTGACCAGGGGGCGGGCGGCATCGCCATCTGCCTGGGCAAGCTGATGCTCTATACCCAGGGGGCCGGCATCGCCCCCTGGCACTGCCTGCCCATCTCTCTGGACGTGGGCACCGACAACCAGGCCCTCCTGGACGATCCCGACTACCTGGGCTGGCGCCACCCCCGCCTCCAGGGCGAAGAATACGTCCGGTTCGTGCAGCGCTTCGCCCAGGCCTTCCGGGCCGTGTTTCCCAATGCCCTGTGCCAGTGGGAAGATTTTTCCAAGCAGAACGCCTTTGCCATCCGGGATGCCTATCTCCACGACCTCATCTCCTTCAACGACGACATCCAGGGCACCGGTGCCGTGACCCTGGCGGCGATGCTGTCCGCCATGGCCATCAAGAAGGAGCGCCTGGCCGACCAGGTGTTCCTCATCCACGGCGCCGGGGCCGGCGGGGTGGGGATCGCCGAGCAGATCGCCGTGGCCCTGGAGGAGGAGGGGGCGACCCCGAATGAGGCCCGGGCGCGGATCTTCACCGTGGACCGCCGGGGCCTGGTAACCTTGGATCGGCCGCTGGAGCCGTACAAGGTGAAGTTCGCCAAGGAGCCGGCGCTCTTCGCCCCGTTGCTCGCGGACCGGCCGGCCAGCCTGGCCGGGATCATCCGCCAGACCCGGGCAACGGTGCTGGTGGGCACGTCCGGCCAGGCCGGCTCCTTCACGGCCGAGGTGATCGCGGCCATGGTCGCCAACAGCCCCCGGCCGGTCATTCTGCCCTTGAGCAACCCCACCGCCAACTGCGAGGCCACGCCGGAGGCGATCATGGCCGCCAGCAACGGCCGGGCCCTGGTGGCCACCGGCAGCCCGTTTCCGCCCCTGACCGGGGGCGGCCGGTCCGCCCGGGTCGGCCAGGCCAACAATGTCTTTGTCTTCCCGGGCCTCGGGCTGGGGGTGCTGGCCTCCGGCGCCCGGGCGGTGCTGCCGGCCTTCTTCACCGCCGCGGCCCGGGCGGTGGCGGCCCAGGTGAGCGCCGCCGACCGCCGCCAGGGGATCCTGATGCCGAAGGTGGCCTCGTTGCGGACCATCAGCCTGGCCGTGGCCCACGCCGTGGGCCAGGCCGCCATCCGGGAAGGGGTGAGCGGCCTTTGCGTGTTCTCCCAGTTCCAGCACAACAACGACCCGGAACGGCTGCGCACCCTGGTGGAGCGGCTGCGCTGGCGACCCGAGTACCTGCCGGTGGATCCCGCCTGA
- a CDS encoding methyl-accepting chemotaxis protein, translating to MERQASRWLLGIVGSLTIIIGTAGLGWALDEGAAAAGHGSAPARTATVGTDPGLAAELGRGATVRAEGARPLPAESARAAATAGREPVSQAHGGGSEESQAGAVAWAALGVGIVAILLLLVLLVRSGDSQRFIRNLSIGAKILSLVAVLLVLMVAMAGFGMTKFWSIGDEIVAVGHRDIPLTAIVTDIETHQLEQAMFVERALRFGEVLAAKDVAATGLAHAQEAFGAASKVVEARIKEGEKLAEQSLATADSGRDRAELEGVLEQLARIAQEHEDFANHAERIFGLIKAGQVHEAEAWAERAEEEADQLDSELGALYAEIEAFTEEAMATVEADEKAAVRGMVVVSLLSLLFGLGAGIFIARAITRPVARMVEFIRKVAQGDLTDTFAVDSTDEVGVMGKTLNLMVSELRGIVHKVQDAANNMAASAEEAASAAQMLSQGASEQASNVEEVSAATEEVSSSMEEMNASVSQNADNAQATQALAVKSAEDAIRGAQAVQEMAQAMGDVAQKIVIVEEIARQTNLLALNAAIEAARAGEHGKGFAVVASEVRKLAERSQSAAQEISELSRRTISVSDDTCQLISGVVPDVRKTAELVQEISVSSKEQASGVAQVSRALEEISNSMQQVEKAIGQNSAAAEEMASTSEEMSAQAEVLRQQIAFFKVEAGASPAPAPAPRARPARPEAGPAFGGSVALPASPEKKGAAASGCNLDLDNEFQRMS from the coding sequence ATGGAACGTCAGGCGTCGCGGTGGCTGCTCGGTATCGTGGGATCTCTCACCATCATCATCGGCACGGCGGGGCTGGGATGGGCCTTGGATGAGGGGGCAGCGGCTGCCGGCCATGGCAGTGCGCCGGCCCGGACCGCCACGGTGGGCACGGACCCGGGATTGGCAGCGGAGCTGGGCCGGGGGGCGACGGTGCGGGCCGAGGGCGCCCGGCCGTTGCCGGCGGAGTCGGCCAGAGCCGCGGCTACCGCCGGGCGGGAACCGGTGTCCCAGGCCCATGGTGGCGGCAGCGAGGAAAGCCAGGCCGGAGCGGTGGCCTGGGCAGCCCTGGGGGTCGGCATCGTCGCCATTCTGCTGCTCCTGGTGCTGCTCGTCAGAAGTGGCGACAGCCAGCGCTTCATCCGCAACCTGAGCATCGGCGCCAAGATCCTCAGCCTGGTGGCGGTGCTCCTGGTGCTGATGGTCGCCATGGCCGGCTTCGGGATGACCAAATTCTGGTCCATCGGTGACGAGATCGTCGCGGTCGGCCACCGGGATATCCCGCTCACCGCCATCGTCACCGACATCGAGACTCACCAGCTGGAGCAGGCGATGTTTGTGGAGCGGGCCTTGCGCTTCGGCGAGGTGCTGGCGGCCAAGGATGTGGCGGCCACTGGCCTTGCCCACGCCCAGGAGGCCTTCGGGGCAGCCTCCAAGGTGGTGGAGGCCAGGATCAAGGAGGGCGAAAAGCTGGCCGAGCAGTCCCTGGCCACGGCCGACAGCGGCCGCGACCGGGCGGAGCTTGAGGGGGTCCTGGAGCAGCTGGCCAGAATCGCCCAGGAGCACGAGGACTTCGCCAACCATGCCGAGCGGATCTTCGGCCTCATCAAGGCCGGCCAGGTGCACGAGGCCGAGGCCTGGGCCGAGCGGGCGGAGGAGGAGGCGGATCAGCTGGACAGCGAACTGGGCGCGCTCTACGCCGAGATCGAGGCCTTCACCGAGGAGGCCATGGCCACGGTGGAGGCGGACGAGAAGGCGGCGGTGCGGGGCATGGTGGTGGTGAGCCTGCTCTCCCTCCTCTTCGGACTGGGGGCGGGCATCTTCATCGCCCGGGCCATCACCCGGCCGGTGGCCCGGATGGTGGAGTTCATCAGGAAGGTGGCCCAGGGGGATCTCACCGACACCTTTGCCGTGGATTCCACCGACGAGGTGGGCGTGATGGGCAAGACCCTGAACCTCATGGTGAGCGAGCTGCGGGGCATTGTCCACAAGGTGCAGGATGCGGCCAACAACATGGCCGCCTCCGCCGAGGAGGCGGCCAGTGCCGCCCAGATGCTGTCCCAGGGGGCCTCCGAGCAGGCGAGCAACGTCGAGGAGGTCTCGGCGGCCACCGAGGAGGTCTCCTCATCCATGGAGGAGATGAACGCCTCGGTGAGCCAGAACGCAGACAACGCCCAGGCCACCCAGGCCCTGGCCGTCAAATCGGCGGAGGATGCCATCCGCGGCGCCCAGGCCGTGCAGGAGATGGCCCAGGCCATGGGGGATGTGGCCCAGAAGATCGTGATCGTCGAGGAGATTGCCCGGCAGACCAACCTTCTGGCCTTGAACGCCGCCATCGAGGCGGCCCGGGCCGGGGAGCACGGCAAAGGCTTCGCGGTGGTGGCCTCGGAGGTGCGGAAGCTGGCCGAGCGGAGCCAGAGCGCAGCCCAGGAGATCAGTGAGCTGTCCCGCCGGACCATCAGCGTCAGCGACGACACCTGCCAGCTCATCAGCGGCGTGGTGCCGGATGTGCGCAAGACCGCCGAGCTGGTGCAGGAGATCTCCGTGTCCAGCAAGGAGCAGGCCTCGGGGGTCGCCCAGGTATCCCGGGCCCTGGAGGAGATCTCCAACTCCATGCAGCAGGTGGAGAAGGCCATCGGCCAGAACTCGGCGGCGGCTGAAGAGATGGCCTCCACCAGCGAAGAGATGTCGGCCCAGGCCGAGGTCTTGCGCCAGCAGATCGCCTTCTTCAAGGTGGAGGCCGG
- a CDS encoding TolC family protein codes for MKAVWVALLLLAGCAAVPQDRGFEAVRRDLEARAGTVPPWNRQLSDEGTAPAPVPELLRQELTADRAVQIALLNNRRVQAVYEEVGVAHADLVQAGLLANPVLAASVRWEDGGSPAIELAVAESFLGIFAIPLRQRLAAAELALAQRRVVGAVLDLAWEVRATFLRYQTELEQLALGRRLVASAELAAEIARRLHAAGNLTDLDLARERAMAAGVRLDFAEAEQAVAAGRERLNGLLGLFGEDTAWRAAPLPQLPAADPEPAQVERRAIEASLDLGIARHRAAVAAERLGSGRLQQLLDGAGLGADLQREAGEWSAGPAVEVAVPIVDWGQGPAMAAEAELRGSWREYTAMAVEVRAAARAAAQRLMAARQRARYCATVLVPLHETITSETLLALNAMQIGPADLLAAQRQETQARRQAVAALGDYWLARAELEQILNGRLPPAAGMEPAMGARPAPGSGGSAGH; via the coding sequence ATGAAGGCCGTCTGGGTCGCGCTGCTTCTTCTTGCCGGCTGCGCAGCCGTGCCCCAGGACCGGGGCTTCGAGGCGGTGCGGCGGGACCTGGAGGCAAGGGCCGGAACCGTCCCCCCCTGGAATCGGCAGCTCTCGGACGAGGGAACGGCGCCGGCGCCGGTACCGGAGCTGCTCCGGCAGGAGCTGACCGCCGACCGCGCCGTCCAGATCGCGCTGCTCAACAACCGGCGGGTGCAGGCGGTGTACGAGGAGGTGGGCGTCGCCCATGCCGATCTGGTGCAGGCCGGCCTGCTCGCCAATCCGGTGCTCGCCGCCTCGGTGCGCTGGGAGGACGGCGGCTCGCCGGCCATCGAGCTGGCGGTGGCGGAGAGCTTTCTGGGCATCTTCGCCATCCCGCTCCGGCAGCGGCTGGCCGCAGCCGAGCTGGCGCTGGCCCAGCGGCGGGTGGTGGGTGCGGTCCTGGATCTGGCCTGGGAGGTTCGCGCTACCTTTCTGCGCTACCAGACGGAGCTGGAGCAGCTGGCGCTCGGGCGCCGACTTGTGGCCAGCGCCGAGCTGGCCGCGGAGATCGCCCGGCGGCTCCATGCGGCCGGCAACTTGACCGATCTGGATCTGGCCCGGGAGCGGGCGATGGCGGCAGGGGTCCGGCTCGACTTTGCGGAGGCGGAACAGGCGGTGGCCGCGGGCCGGGAGCGGCTGAACGGGCTCTTGGGCCTCTTCGGCGAGGATACCGCCTGGCGGGCCGCACCCTTGCCGCAGCTGCCGGCCGCGGATCCGGAGCCGGCCCAGGTGGAGCGCCGGGCGATCGAGGCGAGCCTGGACCTGGGGATCGCCCGCCACCGGGCGGCAGTGGCGGCCGAGCGCCTGGGCAGCGGCCGGCTGCAGCAGCTCCTCGACGGCGCCGGGCTTGGTGCCGACCTGCAGCGGGAGGCAGGCGAATGGTCGGCGGGTCCCGCGGTGGAGGTGGCCGTCCCCATCGTCGACTGGGGCCAGGGACCGGCCATGGCGGCTGAGGCCGAGCTGCGGGGCTCCTGGCGGGAATACACCGCCATGGCGGTGGAGGTGCGCGCCGCGGCGCGGGCTGCGGCCCAGCGCCTCATGGCGGCGCGCCAGCGGGCCCGGTACTGCGCCACGGTGCTGGTGCCGCTCCACGAGACGATCACATCCGAAACCCTCCTGGCACTGAACGCCATGCAGATCGGCCCCGCCGATCTTCTGGCCGCCCAGCGGCAGGAGACGCAGGCCCGGCGCCAGGCGGTTGCGGCGCTTGGCGACTACTGGCTGGCCCGGGCCGAACTGGAGCAGATCCTCAATGGCCGCCTGCCGCCGGCTGCGGGGATGGAGCCGGCCATGGGGGCGCGGCCGGCCCCCGGTTCCGGCGGCAGTGCCGGGCATTGA